The following coding sequences lie in one Spinacia oleracea cultivar Varoflay chromosome 1, BTI_SOV_V1, whole genome shotgun sequence genomic window:
- the LOC130459742 gene encoding trypsin inhibitor BvTI-like — MNPIFPFATAITLLVFLSPLPTLNAVVLDTDGEDVRNSGGSYYIIPKGSSNGLTLTQRPGSPSCPLYITQITTSPGTSVTISALVRTLFIPVSARVNIVFNTDVATCADPLEWHVTPDLATGKSYVTAGGGSTVSSYRFSIEQAGNGEKDNIYKIRYCPSAEEDETNCGDVGFLGENGLLGINNENPLFVQFKKVNTGMSEIV; from the coding sequence atgaaTCCTATCTTCCCCTTTGCAACTGCAATCACTCTTCTTGTGTTTCTTTCTCCTCTTCCTACACTCAACGCCGTTGTTCTCGACACCGACGGTGAGGATGTACGTAACAGCGGCGGATCCTATTACATCATCCCAAAAGGAAGTAGTAACGGCCTCACTCTTACCCAGAGACCCGGGAGCCCATCATGCCCACTCTATATAACCCAGATAACCACCTCTCCGGGTACATCTGTAACCATCTCTGCTCTTGTGAGAACACTTTTCATTCCAGTTTCCGCTAGAGTTAACATCGTGTTCAACACTGACGTTGCCACGTGCGCGGACCCGCTTGAGTGGCACGTGACCCCTGATTTGGCTACCGGGAAGTCTTATGTGACTGCTGGTGGTGGTTCGACGGTTTCCAGTTATAGATTCAGCATTGAGCAGGCTGGCAATGGTGAAAAGGACAATATTTATAAGATAAGGTACTGTCCGTCTGCTGAGGAAGATGAAACAAATTGTGGTGACGTGGGTTTTCTCGGGGAGAATGGATTATTGGGTATCAATAATGAGAATCCACTTTTCGTTCAGTTTAAGAAAGTTAATACTGGAATGTCTGAGATAGTGTAA
- the LOC110782824 gene encoding kunitz trypsin inhibitor 5: MKSTNMAYLILSTATVLLFLCLSPLTTTAANTAVLDIDGHPLQAGTNYNVLPVIRVPLGGGLTLASRNSSTQSCPLYVAQDTAELSKGIPLKFYPVNPKDKTIPLTTDLNVVFDASTTCVQSTQWKFTNDEAEGRPYVGTGGTIGNPGVQTLGNWFKIEKAGSGKYDYKFVFCPGVCDFCRPFCGDVGVFQQRIGTRVLGINTDNMPLLVNFKKA, encoded by the coding sequence ATGAAGTCCACAAATATGGCTTACTTAATCCTCTCAACTGCCACCGTCCTCCTCTTCCTTTGTCTATCTCCTCTGACCACCACCGCCGCTAACACGGCCGTCCTCGACATCGATGGCCACCCTCTTCAAGCCGGCACCAACTACAACGTCCTCCCAGTGATCAGAGTCCCATTAGGCGGAGGCCTAACTTTGGCGTCTAGAAACTCATCAACTCAATCATGCCCACTCTACGTAGCTCAAGATACAGCCGAACTCTCGAAAGGGATACCTCTTAAATTCTACCctgttaacccaaaagacaaaACAATCCCTCTTACCACTGACCTCAACGTCGTGTTCGACGCCTCCACCACATGTGTGCAATCTACTCAATGGAAATTTACCAACGATGAGGCGGAGGGAAGGCCGTACGTAGGCACAGGAGGAACAATTGGAAATCCAGGGGTACAAACACTTGGTAATTGGTTTAAGATAGAGAAGGCTGGAAGTGGCAAGTATGATTACAAGTTTGTGTTTTGTCCTGGTGTTTGTGACTTTTGTAGACCGTTTTGTGGGGATGTTGGTGTTTTTCAACAGAGAATTGGGACGAGGGTGTTGGGTATAAATACGGATAATATGCCTCTTTTGGTTAACTTCAAGAaagcttga
- the LOC110782825 gene encoding kunitz trypsin inhibitor 5-like produces the protein MTNFILSAATFLFFLLSSPPSTTAAAKITPVFDINGRPLQTGSTYYILPVIRGRGGGLTMTPINTTQSCPLYVAQENHEVSNGLPLKIYPVNPNEKRVPLGGDVNIVFDAASICVQSTGWMLAFDEATGKQHVATGGTIGNPGVDTLSNWFRIEKAGSGMYDYKVSFCPGVCIFCTVMCGDVGVFIGEDGTRFLGLTDRPLLVKFKKA, from the coding sequence ATGACTAATTTTATCCTCTCAGCAGCCACCTTTCTCTTCTTCCTCCTTTCCTCTCCTCCATCCACCACCGCGGCCGCAAAAATAACCCCGGTCTTCGATATCAACGGCCGCCCTCTCCAAACCGGCTCCACCTACTACATCCTTCCCGTGATCCGAGGCCGAGGCGGGGGCCTTACAATGACACCCATAAACACCACACAATCATGCCCACTCTACGTAGCCCAAGAAAACCACGAAGTCTCAAACGGCCTACCTCTTAAAATCTACCCGGTCAACCCAAATGAGAAAAGAGTCCCTTTAGGGGGTGACGTCAACATCGTCTTCGATGCCGCCTCCATCTGCGTACAATCCACCGGATGGATGCTGGCCTTCGACGAGGCCACCGGAAAACAACACGTGGCGACTGGAGGAACAATCGGAAACCCGGGTGTCGATACCTTGAGTAACTGGTTCCGGATTGAGAAGGCTGGGAGTGGGATGTATGATTATAAGGTGTCGTTTTGCCCAGGTGTTTGTATCTTTTGTACGGTCATGTGTGGGGATGTTGGTGTTTTTATTGGGGAAGATGGCACTAGGTTTCTTGGTCTTACCGATCGTCCTCTTTTGGTTAAGTTCAAGAAAGCTTAA